The genomic DNA AGAGAGGCGCCACTAGCTTTAAGGAACTTTTTGATTGATGCCACCGCCCGGTATACCGCTTCCACCGCCAATCGTCCCCATCGCATTACCCAGCAGTCCGCCGCCACCTCCTCCGCCTCCACCTCCAACGCCGTTGTGCTGCGCAAGTCCGGCAccattttgctgctgctggccggccACCGATGTTGGAACATTCACGATGCCACTGTTGGGAccattgttgctgttgctgccgctgctACCATTATTGTTGCCGATGCTACCGATGCCACCGATACCACCACTGTTGGCACCGTTGTTGCTGATCGCGCTTCCATTGTTGCTACCATTGTTATTCGTACTGCCGCTGTTGGGCATGATGGCGGGATCGTTCGAGAGTAGCGTACCCTGGACACCACCGCCAACCGGCTGCCCCCCAACTGCCAACCCCGTCAGGCTGGTAGTCCCTAGCGCGGTGAGCCTTGTGCGCCGGCGGGTGTAGTGCTGCCACAGCAGGATCGCTTGATCGTCGATAAATTTGCAGCACTGCGCGCTGACGATTTCGCGCCGAAAGTGTTCGTACTGCAGCAGGTCCAGGAAGTACAGACACATGGGAAACTTGAGGTATTTCGCGTACTCGGGCTCCTTCCAGTACAGCAGATATTTTAGGTAATTTACAAATGCGGCATCCTTAAAGTATCCTCGTTGTGCTAAAACTGAtgcgagagagcaagagagaaagagaacggTTAGTGGAACATTCGAGCACGAACCCACACGTTACTTACAATGCAAATAATTGGGATTGGCCAAACATTGCACAAACTCAAGCTCAACCTGAAATCGAAGCT from Anopheles stephensi strain Indian chromosome 2, UCI_ANSTEP_V1.0, whole genome shotgun sequence includes the following:
- the LOC118506695 gene encoding mediator of RNA polymerase II transcription subunit 31 isoform X1, with translation MANKMVGKGKLPVESEDAHKLRFQVELEFVQCLANPNYLHFLAQRGYFKDAAFVNYLKYLLYWKEPEYAKYLKFPMCLYFLDLLQYEHFRREIVSAQCCKFIDDQAILLWQHYTRRRTRLTALGTTSLTGLAVGGQPVGGGVQGTLLSNDPAIMPNSGSTNNNGSNNGSAISNNGANSGGIGGIGSIGNNNGSSGSNSNNGPNSGIVNVPTSVAGQQQQNGAGLAQHNGVGGGGGGGGGGLLGNAMGTIGGGSGIPGGGINQKVP
- the LOC118506695 gene encoding mediator of RNA polymerase II transcription subunit 31 isoform X2; amino-acid sequence: MNPYGLPVESEDAHKLRFQVELEFVQCLANPNYLHFLAQRGYFKDAAFVNYLKYLLYWKEPEYAKYLKFPMCLYFLDLLQYEHFRREIVSAQCCKFIDDQAILLWQHYTRRRTRLTALGTTSLTGLAVGGQPVGGGVQGTLLSNDPAIMPNSGSTNNNGSNNGSAISNNGANSGGIGGIGSIGNNNGSSGSNSNNGPNSGIVNVPTSVAGQQQQNGAGLAQHNGVGGGGGGGGGGLLGNAMGTIGGGSGIPGGGINQKVP